From Zingiber officinale cultivar Zhangliang chromosome 5B, Zo_v1.1, whole genome shotgun sequence, the proteins below share one genomic window:
- the LOC121984618 gene encoding heterogeneous nuclear ribonucleoprotein Q-like — MRTRKADADAEKSGDAKKTPPPKRGAAAKAAATPKSTPKSGGRKVGRRQSAGKAATSTPVSLTPDPKLEPEVVESDTSPSPDEKKPEEVTLEEFADVREETSSDQKAAVASPLIDEVAVEELADEKTSPASVAAPLKYELSVKEMADGKGKSSPGDKLSVAASLNAEEAVEVLAVEPEAEKRKEEEEKEKGHTIEVTQLDATDTGDNTYMLSKEDSTVVVVDQQMEELVQEVELNLDEINEPAGDELAYMEGDARDVTGQGATTAVKEEEEPQIEEDERMEISDMVQRRKMKKEQEIFVGGLDRDAIEEDLKVAFEKVGEVVEVRLHKDFATNKNKGFAFIKFANKEQASRALSELKNPIVRGKRCGTAPSEDNDTLFLGNICNTWTKEAIKQKLKDYGVERVEHITLVSDTQNEGLSRGFAFLEFSCHEDAMLAYKRLQKSDVIFGHPDRTAKVAFAEPLREPDPEVMSQVKSVFVDGLPPFWDEDKVKEQFKDFGEIEKVVLARNMSTVKRKDFGFVNFTSHESAVACVEGINDTGLTDGKIKMKVRARLANPLPKTQAVKGGMSGGYRIGYTGFGAYSRFGRGFGRGRFPSFRAGFQGGRGANFHGHGRGGRFSFEADSGLEGSSEFHFRRPFGSRGGRGFPTSGRHGIFRGQGQAFSSRRPFLSVGEFGRPFGGSYVGEDPFLYGDAGHSMKRPFSMTEHDSEYMEYQNRVRPRYDYPDSMHDGARYRDFGMGGFYGRDYYGPNYNDGTYPSYGGAHFGRGYYY; from the exons ATGAGGACGCGAAAAGCCGACGCCGACGCCGAGAAATCTGGAGACGCCAAAAAGACGCCTCCACCGAAGAGAGGTGCTGCCGCCAAAGCAGCAGCGACGCCCAAATCGACCCCGAAATCTGGAGGCAGAAAAGTGGGGAGAAGGCAGTCAGCGGGCAAAGCTGCTACCTCTACCCCGGTTTCTCTGACCCCTGACCCTAAGCTGGAACCTGAAG TGGTGGAGTCGGATACTTCTCCTTCCCCAGATGAGAAGAAACCAGAAGAAGTTACTCTAGAGGAGTTTGCGGATGTAAGGGAGGAAACCTCGTCGGATCAGAAGGCTGCTGTAGCATCTCCTTTGATAGATGAGGTGGCTGTGGAAGAGTTGGCTGATGAAAAAACTTCACCGGCTTCTGTAGCAGCTCCTTTGAAGTATGAGTTGTCTGTGAAAGAAATGGCCGATGGAAAGGGGAAAAGTTCACCGGGCGATAAGCTTTCTGTAGCAGCTTCTTTGAATGCTGAGGAGGCTGTGGAAGTGTTGGCAGTGGAACCTGAAgctgagaagaggaaggaggaagaagaaaaagagaaaggaCACACAATTGAGGTGACACAATTAGATGCAACGGACACAGGGGATAACACTTACATGTTGAGTAAAGAAGATTctactgttgttgttgttgatcaGCAGATGGAGGAACTGGTTCAGGAAGTGGAATTAAATCTGGATGAGATAAATGAGCCTGCTGGAGATGAATTGGCGTACATGGAAGGAGATGCCAGAGACGTGACAGGGCAGGGCGCTACTACTGCagtgaaagaggaagaagagcctcAAATTGAGGAGGATGAGCGGATGGAAATCTCTGACATGGTTCAAAGGAGAAAGATGAAAAAAGAGCAGGAGATATTTGTTGGGGGCTTGGACCGTGATGCGATTGAAGAGGATTTGAAAGTGGCTTTTGAGAAGGTCGGGGAAGTTGTAGAAGTCCGTCTTCATAAGGATTTTGCTACTAATAAGAACAAGGGGTTTGCTTTCATAAAGTTTGCCAACAAGGAGCAGGCTAGCCGAGCATTATCTGAATTGAAAAATCCTATT GTACGTGGTAAGCGATGTGGTACTGCACCCAGTGAAGACAATGACACTCTATTTCTAGGGAATATCTGCAACACATGGACAAAAGAAGCT ATCAAGCAAAAGCTAAAGGATTATGGAGTGGAAAGAGTCGAGCATATTACTCTTGTTTCAGACACTCAAAATGAGGGACTAAGTCGTGGATTTGCTTTCTTGGAGTTCTCTTGCCATGAGGATGCAATGCTAGCTTATAAACGTTTACAAAAGTCAGATGTTATATTTGGCCATCCTGATAGGACTGCCAAAGTGGCTTTTGCTGAGCCATTACGTGAGCCAGATCCAGAAGTCATGTCTCAA GTTAAATCGGTCTTTGTCGATGGTCTGCCTCCATTTTGGGATGAAGATAAAGTCAAAGAGCAATTTAAAGATTTTGGAGAGATTGAAAAAGTTGTGCTGGCAAGGAATATGTCAACtgtcaaaaggaaagattttggaTTTGTTAATTTTACTTCTCACGAATCGGCTGTTGCTTGTGTTGAAGGTATAAACGACACAGGATTGACTGATGGGAAAATCAAG ATGAAAGTGAGGGCTAGGCTTGCAAATCCATTGCCCAAAACTCAAGCTGTAAAAGGTGGGATGAGTGGTGGCTACCGTATTGGCTACACTGGTTTTGGAGCTTACTCTAGGTTTG GTAGAGGGTTTGGTAGGGGTAGGTTCCCTTCTTTCAGAGCAGGCTTTCAAGGTGGAAGAGGTGCTAACTTTCATGGACATGGTAGGGGAGGAAGGTTTTCCTTTGAAGCTGATAGTGGTTTGGAAGGATCTTCTGAATTCCACTTCAGGAGGCCCTTTGGAAGTCGAG GTGGTAGGGGTTTTCCTACATCAGGAAGACATGGTATCTTTAGAGGCCAGGGCCAAGCCTTTTCATCTAGAAGACCATTTCTATCAGTGGGTGAATTTGGCAGACCTTTTGGTGGTAGCTATGTTGGTGAAGACCCTTTTTTATATGGAGATGCAGGACATAGTATGAAACGACCATTTTCTATGACG GAACATGATTCTGAGTATATGGAATATCAAAATAGGGTTCGCCCTCGTTATGACTACCCTGATTCAATGCATGATGGAGCTCGTTACAGAG ATTTTGGAATGGGTGGTTTCTATGGACGCGATTATTATGGTCCAAAT TACAATGATGGCACGTATCCATCATATGGTGGTGCACACTTTGGGCGTGGTTACTATTACTGA